The following proteins come from a genomic window of Paraburkholderia sprentiae WSM5005:
- a CDS encoding HU family DNA-binding protein, which translates to MNKQDLVAAVAAKTGTSKALAAETLDALLGTIAATVTKGDAVQLIGFGAFSTGARAARVGRNPSTGAEIQIPAAKTVKFTAGKAFKDAVNAS; encoded by the coding sequence ATGAACAAGCAGGACCTCGTCGCCGCCGTCGCCGCCAAAACCGGCACCAGCAAGGCGCTGGCCGCTGAAACGCTCGACGCGCTGCTCGGCACCATCGCAGCGACCGTCACGAAGGGCGACGCCGTGCAGCTGATCGGGTTCGGTGCGTTTTCGACCGGGGCACGGGCCGCGCGCGTCGGCCGCAATCCGTCGACTGGCGCGGAAATCCAGATTCCTGCGGCGAAGACGGTCAAGTTCACGGCGGGCAAGGCGTTCAAGGATGCCGTCAACGCGTCATGA
- a CDS encoding RES family NAD+ phosphorylase — translation MMVLWRISNYADLKGIGGQRAAGRWHFAGQPVVYLAEHPAAALLEILVHLEIGSPADLPDTYQLLRVEVADDVTIAEMTDDGIPANWRDDMAWSQDAGTEWLGAGGSVLLKVPSAVVPYAHNYLMNPEHEDAGHLTISMAIQVRHDSRILKLLSKG, via the coding sequence CTGATGGTCCTGTGGAGAATCAGTAACTACGCCGACCTGAAAGGCATTGGTGGCCAGCGGGCAGCGGGCCGATGGCATTTCGCCGGCCAGCCGGTAGTGTATCTGGCCGAACATCCCGCGGCCGCCCTTCTCGAGATTCTGGTACATCTGGAAATCGGCAGCCCCGCTGATCTACCCGATACGTACCAGCTGCTCAGGGTTGAAGTGGCAGACGACGTAACGATTGCGGAGATGACCGACGACGGCATCCCCGCCAACTGGCGGGACGATATGGCGTGGTCCCAGGATGCCGGGACTGAATGGCTGGGTGCCGGCGGCAGCGTGCTGCTTAAGGTGCCAAGCGCAGTCGTTCCTTACGCGCACAACTACCTGATGAATCCCGAACACGAAGACGCGGGTCACCTCACGATCAGCATGGCAATCCAGGTCCGACACGATTCCCGTATTCTGAAATTGCTGTCAAAAGGGTAG
- the parS gene encoding type II RES/Xre toxin-antitoxin system antitoxin yields MITVSFKPSGAGNPRREEFALLQRLLDAPVRSGSDLAELATERVGVAVIDRLAEHGLKADELSFIIPRRTLTHRRQQHERLSTEESDKAIRLAKIVAQATSAFGNAGKAMLWLRNSQKRFGGRTALDMASTEHGARLVEEALVQLDEGYFA; encoded by the coding sequence ATGATCACTGTCTCTTTCAAGCCAAGCGGAGCGGGCAACCCGCGCCGGGAAGAGTTCGCCCTGTTGCAGCGGCTGCTTGATGCGCCCGTGCGCAGCGGTTCCGACCTTGCAGAGCTCGCGACCGAACGGGTCGGCGTCGCCGTGATCGACCGTCTTGCAGAGCACGGACTGAAGGCCGACGAACTGTCTTTCATCATCCCCCGGCGGACGCTGACACACCGTCGGCAACAGCACGAGCGACTCTCGACGGAGGAGTCAGACAAGGCGATTCGTCTCGCCAAGATCGTCGCCCAGGCGACCTCAGCCTTTGGCAATGCCGGGAAGGCAATGCTGTGGCTGCGAAATTCCCAGAAGCGGTTCGGTGGGAGGACCGCGCTCGATATGGCGAGCACCGAGCACGGCGCCCGGTTGGTCGAGGAGGCGCTCGTCCAGCTTGACGAAGGGTACTTTGCCTGA
- a CDS encoding type II toxin-antitoxin system RelE/ParE family toxin — protein sequence MKGFVLSPAAELDLNDIWDYSLENWGATQADRYIRLIQDTIIGLVQGTQPSRSASHVRAGYRSVLVGAHIVFFKEHDELVDVIRILHQRMDPSKHVASEN from the coding sequence GTGAAGGGTTTCGTCCTCTCGCCGGCCGCGGAGCTCGATCTGAATGATATATGGGACTACTCGCTCGAAAATTGGGGTGCCACGCAGGCTGATCGGTATATCCGACTGATTCAGGACACCATAATCGGGTTGGTACAGGGCACGCAACCGAGCCGGTCCGCTTCCCACGTTCGTGCCGGTTATCGAAGTGTGCTGGTCGGTGCGCACATTGTGTTTTTCAAGGAGCACGATGAGCTGGTCGATGTCATCCGGATACTTCATCAGCGGATGGATCCTTCGAAACATGTGGCGAGTGAGAACTAG
- a CDS encoding type II toxin-antitoxin system ParD family antitoxin, producing MSKNTSVSLGAHFAEFVEDRVRAGRYSTASDVVRAGLRLLEEQEAKLDALRSELEKGERSGASKPFDFDAFLARKRKSTT from the coding sequence ATGAGCAAGAATACGTCTGTTTCCCTTGGGGCACACTTTGCTGAATTCGTCGAGGACCGCGTTCGCGCCGGGCGCTATAGCACCGCGAGTGACGTGGTGCGGGCTGGTCTACGCTTGCTCGAAGAACAGGAAGCGAAGCTCGATGCGCTGCGTTCAGAATTGGAAAAGGGAGAGCGTTCGGGTGCGTCCAAACCATTTGACTTTGACGCCTTCCTCGCTCGCAAACGGAAGTCGACCACGTGA